In the genome of Mucilaginibacter sp. 14171R-50, the window AATGCCACACCCAATTGATTGCTAAAAACAACGTGGTTAATATCGCCCACTATCTCCTGGGTGCCTGGTTCGGGGTGGTCCTTAAATATGTTGCCTTGTACGGTAGCATCGTATAAAACGCCGTTAATTTGCGGTTTGTAGTAAAAAAACAATTCGTTGTTATGCAAAAGCGGGGTACTGGTGTTTTTGCTAACCGTGCTTTGCGTACTAACCGATTGAAACAGCTGGTTAAAATTACCCAAACGCAGCATTGGCCCAATGCCTGCAGCATTAAAACCTGTACCTACATTAACATAGCCCGCATAACTAATATCGGCCCATGAGTTGCGTGCAAGTAATTTATTAACCTCGAAATTAAGGTTCAGTTGCGGGGCGTTACGAACCTGATACTGCCAGGTATTAAGCTCGTAAAAACCAAAGGTATTGTGGATGAATTTCTGGATAGCGTAGCCGCCTGCTGCCGGACCTACAATACCCACCCGCGCAGTTAATTTTATCGAGGTTTCGTTTTTATAGATGATATTTCCGGATATACCAAAGTATAGGTAACCTGCAACTGGCCTGTCTATTTCGCTCGCGGAAGGTAATTGGCCTGATTGCGCATTATAGATCTTTTGACCGATCTCATACCCGGCTATGTAATTCGCAATATCGTCGTGGCGCTTCATTTTGCTAAAATCAATCGCGTGGCGATAATTAAGAAAAAAGCCATTGGTGTAATACCTGTCAGACCCCTGGCCCAGGAAAGAATCGTTGTCTGATTGAAAGCCAATTTCGTTGCTGCGGTTTTGGGCGTATGAGCCAATGCCGGTTAAAACAGCAGCGGCTAACAAAAGAAATTTTTTCTTCATTTTAGGATTAAAGGTGCGCTAATGTAAAAAAAGCAGCGATATTATCGCTGCTTTTTTTTAAAACGCGTAGCCAAAGCTCACATACGGCCAGTAGGGTAAGAACTGCTCGGATGTAATAACCGGGCTCACACCCGCCCTGAACGAAAAGCCTCCGTCCACAGGTTGATAACGGTAACCGAAATTTAGCGTTCCGATTATTCCGTTGTGGTTTTTGCTTTTGGTGTAATAAGTGCCGTCGCTAAAATAAACATCTTCATACTGTGTGCTGAAAAAAACATCGTTGGTGTTCACGTTATAGTAAGTGACACCTGCGCCAACTTCAAAATATTTACCGCGTTTACCTGCCAGGTAATTTATTGCCACAGGTAAAGTAAACAGGTGGTCGCCATTATCGGCATAGTAGCTTATTCCGGCTCGTCCGCCCCAGCCGTCCTGCTCCTTCTTGAAACGTACATCATAGTTAACCGAATAGATAGCGCCGGGACCGAGCAACTCAAAAAAGAAGGTTTTGGCTTGTCTGGTAAAGTAAGCAGATTGAACGGAATCTGTCTGTGATATTTTTTGAGCGCTGGCTGTAAAGGTGCCGGCGCATAGTAATGCGAGTAGGCTTAATCGGAAAGGTTTAAACATATAAGGGTGTAAAATTGGCCCGAAGATAAAATTTTAAGTTAAACTAATTTATAAGTTAAATCCTTTAAAATATATTAAACAAAATAGCCGGCAGAATGGTCTGCCGGCTATTGTTTTATGGTGTTGCGGATGGCTTAATTTACAACTACGATTGGCGCATCTTTTTCCTTAACCGTTAAGTCAAGTGCACCGGCAACCTTTTCGTCAAGCAGTGCCAAGTTTATCACCTCGCGCATATCGGTAACGTAATGGAATTTAAGATCGGTAATATAATCTTCCTTGATTTCCAGGATATCCTTTTGGTTTGATTTGCACAGGATGATCTCTTTAATATTGGCACGCTTTGCAGCCAGGATCTTTTCTTTTATACCCCCAACAGGCAACACACGGCCGCGCAGGGTTATCTCACCCGTCATGGCCAGGTGTGGTTTTACCTTACGTTGCGTAAATGCCGATACCAGCGCGGTAAGCATGGTAACACCTGCCGATGGGCCATCTTTTGGGGTAGCGCCTGCCGGTACGTGCACATGCACATCCCATTGTTCAAACAGCTTTGGATTAATGTTAAATTCAGCGGCATGCGCCCTTAAATAAGCTAATGCAATTGTCACCGATTCCTTCATTACATCGCCCAAACTGCCGGTAAGGGTTAATTTGCCATTACCCGGACTCAAGCTGGCTTCAATAAACAGAATGTCTCCGCCAACTGATGTCCACGCAAGGCCGGTTACCACGCCCGCGGTATCGTTGCCTTCGTACAGGTCTTTATCGTAAAATGGCGGGCCAAGTATCTTTTCAACTTCCTTTTTGGTGACGAGGGTGTTGTACGGCTCTTCCATGGCTATATTTTTAGCCACACCCCGTATAACCGAACCTATCCTTTTCTCCAGGGCGCGCACCCCCGATTCGCGGGTGTAATCTTCTATCAGCTTTTCAATAACATCGCTTTTTATGACCACATCTTTTGCGGTAAGGCCGTGGGCCTCGCGCTGTTTGGGTAATAAATGCCGTTTTGCTATCTCTGTTTTTTCTTCGATGGTATAACCGTTCACCTCGATAATCTCCATACGGTCCAAAAGAGCAGGCTGTATGGTGCTCAGCGAGTTTGCAGTAGCGATGAACATTACGTTCGAGAGATCGAAATCAACCTCAACGTAGTTATCGTAAAAAGTACTGTTCTGTTCAGGGTCAAGCACTTCAAGCAAAGCCGATGAAGGATCGCCACGGAAATCGGTGCTTACTTTATCTATCTCATCTAAAATAAATACGGGGTTTGCCGCACCGGCCTTTTTAACCGATTGAATGATACGGCCCGGCATAGCGCCAATATAAGTTTTACGGTGCCCGCGGATCTCTGCTTCGTCGCGTACGCCGCCAAGCGCCATACGCACATATTTACGGCCCAATGCCTTTGCTATCGATTTGCCCAGCGATGTTTTACCAACACCCGGGGGGCCTACCAAACAAAGAATAGGGGCTTTCATATTATGCTTCAGCTTTAATACAGCCAGGTATTCAATTATGCGCTGTTTGACCTTATCAAGGCCAAAGTGGTCCTTATCTAAAATTTTTTGGGCGCGTTTAAGGTCAAAGTTGTCTTTAGTGAACTCGTTCCAGGGCAGGTCTAACAACAGTTCAAGGTAGTTTATCTGCACCGAATAATCTGCCGCGGCAGGATTGGTGCGGGTAAGTTTTTCCAGCTCTTTGGCAAAATGGGTTTTAACTTCCTTGCCCCATTTC includes:
- a CDS encoding lipid A deacylase LpxR family protein codes for the protein MKKKFLLLAAAVLTGIGSYAQNRSNEIGFQSDNDSFLGQGSDRYYTNGFFLNYRHAIDFSKMKRHDDIANYIAGYEIGQKIYNAQSGQLPSASEIDRPVAGYLYFGISGNIIYKNETSIKLTARVGIVGPAAGGYAIQKFIHNTFGFYELNTWQYQVRNAPQLNLNFEVNKLLARNSWADISYAGYVNVGTGFNAAGIGPMLRLGNFNQLFQSVSTQSTVSKNTSTPLLHNNELFFYYKPQINGVLYDATVQGNIFKDHPEPGTQEIVGDINHVVFSNQLGVAFTTSRFVFDIGAVINTREVKQMVKSTHQWGSVSVLYRFN
- the lon gene encoding endopeptidase La, which translates into the protein MSFDPFDFKNTMPSINEDSEFFPLMSSEDEEEMNNEQVPDIISILPLRNTVLFPGVVIPITVGRDKSIKLIRDANKGSRLIGVVAQQDVSIEDPTFNQLNKVGTIALIIKMLQMPDGNTTVILQGKKRFVLKEEVQSEPYIKATIEPFKEVKAKEDKEFKAMVSSVKDMAMNIIQLSPNIPSEAGIAIRNIESTSFLINFISSNMNADMAAKQALLQTASLRDRINMVLEHLTLDLQMLELKNQIQTKVRVDLDKQQRDYFLNQQLKTIQEELGGTSPDLEIENLRQRALKKKWGKEVKTHFAKELEKLTRTNPAAADYSVQINYLELLLDLPWNEFTKDNFDLKRAQKILDKDHFGLDKVKQRIIEYLAVLKLKHNMKAPILCLVGPPGVGKTSLGKSIAKALGRKYVRMALGGVRDEAEIRGHRKTYIGAMPGRIIQSVKKAGAANPVFILDEIDKVSTDFRGDPSSALLEVLDPEQNSTFYDNYVEVDFDLSNVMFIATANSLSTIQPALLDRMEIIEVNGYTIEEKTEIAKRHLLPKQREAHGLTAKDVVIKSDVIEKLIEDYTRESGVRALEKRIGSVIRGVAKNIAMEEPYNTLVTKKEVEKILGPPFYDKDLYEGNDTAGVVTGLAWTSVGGDILFIEASLSPGNGKLTLTGSLGDVMKESVTIALAYLRAHAAEFNINPKLFEQWDVHVHVPAGATPKDGPSAGVTMLTALVSAFTQRKVKPHLAMTGEITLRGRVLPVGGIKEKILAAKRANIKEIILCKSNQKDILEIKEDYITDLKFHYVTDMREVINLALLDEKVAGALDLTVKEKDAPIVVVN